One stretch of Anguilla anguilla isolate fAngAng1 chromosome 5, fAngAng1.pri, whole genome shotgun sequence DNA includes these proteins:
- the LOC118227143 gene encoding tryptophan 2,3-dioxygenase B-like, producing the protein MSGCPFLGQKHKLFKNMLLLKEDEDESQRGINKASKGGIIYGEYLQLDKVMSAQVLQSELKGDKIHDEHLFIVTHQAYELWFKQILWELDSVRDIFRNEQVRDERNMLKVVSRIHRITMIFRLLVEQFAVLETMSALDFFDFRSYLTPASGFQSLQFRLLENKLGVADSLRVPYNRKHYRDNFRGHENEILLRSEKEPTLLQLVEKWLERTPGLETDGFNFWGKLKENIEAGFMIETEKIEQKPESETKQDMMDDLNKQKEVFASLFDEKRHDHLLSKGERRLSYKALQGALMIYFYREEPRFQVPFQLLSSLMDIDTLMTKWRYNHVCMVHRMIGSKAGTGGSSGYHYLRSTVSDRYKVFVDLFNLATFLVPRTWLPKLNPSIHKFPYTAECYDSSYSSSEDSD; encoded by the exons ATGAGTGGATGTCCCTTTCTTGGACAGAAGCATAA ATTGTTCAAAAACATGCTCCTTCTGAAGGAAGATGAGGATGAATCGCAGAGGGGAATCAACAAGGCCAGTAAAGGAGGCATTATCTACGGCGAGTACCTACAa TTGGACAAGGTGATGAGCGCGCAGGTACTCCAGAGTGAGTTGAAGGGAGACAAGATTCACGATGAACACTTGTTCATTGTCACCCATCAAG cttatGAACTGTGGTTTAAGCAGATATTGTGGGAACTGGATTCAGTGagagacattttcagaaatgaacaA GTTCGAGATGAAAGAAACATGCTCAAAGTGGTGAGCAGAATCCACAGAATCACCATGATCTTCAGGCTCCTCGTTGAGCAGTTTGCAGTCCTTGAGACCATGTCTGCATTGGACTTTTTTGACTTCAG AAGTTACCTTACCCCGGCCTCCGGGTTCCAGAGCCTTCAGTTTCGCCTGCTGGAGAACAAATTGGGGGTTGCAGACAGTCTGAGGGTTCCCTACAATCGCAAACATTACAGGGATAACTTCCGGGGCCATGAGAATGAGATCCTGCTGAGGTCTGAGAAGGAGCCGACTCTACTGCAGCTGGTGGAG AAATGGCTGGAGAGAACTCCTGGACTTGAAACAGATGGTTTCAACTTCTGGGgtaaactgaaagaaaatattgaAGCAGGATTTATGATtgaaacagagaaaattgag CAAAAACCAGAGTCTGAGACAAAGCAAGATATGATGGATGATCTAAATAAGCAAAAAGAGGTTTTTGCATCCCTGTTTGATGAAAAACGGCACGATCATCTCTTAAGCAAAG GTGAAAGGAGGCTCTCGTACAAGGCTTTGCAAGGAGCACTGATGATTTACTTCTACAG AGAGGAGCCCCGGTTCCAGGTCCCATTTCAGCTCCTGAGTTCCCTCATGGATATTGACACCCTCATGACGAAGTGGAGAT ACAATCACGTTTGCATGGTGCATCGAATGATTGGCAGCAAAGCTGGAACTGGTGGTTCATCTGGTTATCACTATCTGCGCTCCACAGTCAG tgaCCGGTACAAggtttttgttgatttgttcAACCTGGCCACCTTCCTGGTTCCACGCACCTGGCTGCCCAAACTGAACCCCAGCATCCACAAGTTCCCCTACACTGCGGAGTGCTACGACAGCTCCTACTCTAGCAGTGAGGACTCAGACTAG